A window from Eretmochelys imbricata isolate rEreImb1 chromosome 23, rEreImb1.hap1, whole genome shotgun sequence encodes these proteins:
- the CHP2 gene encoding calcineurin B homologous protein 2 — protein MGCQSSHPSAIPELEEIMEETGFSQASVVRLYDRFQALDKEQKGYLSKYDLQGIGELAVNPLGDRIINAFFKKGEELTDFRSFIRVLARFRPMEEGKSKETGRPEPMNSRQSKLQFAFQLYDQDSDGKISRDEMLQVLRLMVGIQVTDEQLACIAERTIQEADQDGDGAISFEEFAMSVEKLNIEQKMSLRLLK, from the exons ATGGGCTGCCAGAGCTCCCACCCGTCCGCTATCCCCGAGCTGGAGGAGATCATGGAGGAAACCGGCT TTTCGCAGGCCAGCGTCGTCCGCCTCTATGACCGGTTTCAGGCCCTGGACAAGGAGCAGAAGGGCTACCTGAG CAAATACGACCTGCAGGGGATCGGGGAGCTGGCGGTGAACCCCCTGGGGGACCGGATCATCAACGCCTTCTTCAAGAAGGG GGAAGAGCTCACCGATTTCCGATCCTTCATCCGGGTCCTGGCCCGTTTCCGGCCCATGGAGGAAGGAAAGTCCAAGGAGACTGGTCGCCCGGAGCCCATGAACAGCCGACAAAGCAAGCTGCAGT TTGCTTTTCAGCTCTACGACCAGGACAGCGACGGGAAGATCTCCCGGGACGAGATGCTGCAG GTGCTGCGGCTGATGGTCGGCATCCAGGTGACCGACGAGCAGCTGGCATGCATCGCCGAGCGCACCATCCAGGAGGCCGATCAGGACGGTGACGGCGCCATCTCCTTCGAGGAGTTTGCCATG TCAGTGGAGAAGCTGAACATCGAGCAGAAAATGAGCCTCCGGCTGCTGAAGTGA
- the LOC144278814 gene encoding ras-related protein Rab-1A-like, with translation MSTINPEYDYLFKLLLIGDSGVGKSCLLLRFADDNYTDSYISTIGVDFKIRTIELEGKTIKLQIWDTAGQERFRTITSSYYRGAHGIIIVYDVTDQDSFSNMHLWLEEIGRYASENVNKLIVGNKNDLTCKKVVDYTTAKEYADALDVPFLETSAKTSTNVEQAFVTMAAEIKNRVGSGLPHSDSRQPIPRIQSAPLRQGRAGAGEGGDGGAGCC, from the exons ATGTCGACCATCAATCCAGAGTA CGACTACTTGTTCAAACTCCTCCTGATCGGGGACTCCGGGGTCGGCAAATCTTGTCTCCTGCTGCGCTTTGCG gaTGACAATTACACTGACAGCTACATCAGTACCATTGGGGTGGACTTCAAGATCCGGACCATTGAGCTGGAGGGGAAAACTATCAAACTCCAGATA TGGGACACAGCCGGCCAGGAGCGTTTCCGGACGATCACGTCCAGTTACTACAGAGGTGCCCACGGTATCATCATTGTGTATGATGTAACGGACCAG GACTCGTTCAGCAACATGCACCTGTGGCTGGAGGAGATCGGCCGCTACGCCAGCGAGAACGTCAACAAGCTGATCGTGGGCAACAAGAACGACCTGACCTGCAAGAAGGTGGTGGATTACACCACGGCCAAG GAGTACGCGGACGCACTGGACGTGCCGTTCCTGGAGACCAGCGCCAAGACCTCCACCAACGTGGAGCAGGCCTTCGTCACCATGGCGGCCGAGATCAAGAACCGGGTGGGCAGCGGCCTCCCCCACAGCGACAGCCGCCAGCCCATCCCCCGCATCCAGAGCGCCCCCCTGCGGCAGGGCCGGGCCGGCGCGGGGGAGGGCGGCGACGGAGGTGCGGGCTGCTGTTAG
- the LOC144278919 gene encoding ribonuclease Oy-like produces the protein MVMVRGALLVFLWLAGAEMLREEQVERIEFCSWKCMKFVQMWPGSFCVALGPRFDCVIPESANSWTIHGLWPSNVMNCCSCWQLFPSDLMDLPQQLAQHWPSFLNASSFKFWREEWQKHGTCAGCMEALSSPSKYFGAALGLRTTYNVDGAFQRAGILPSCNHSYQLHTLQEALVPILGKEHELQCVTDHQARQVLVQLKVSLFSNFSAGCLEEGAWDFSPYRPCENQRRVFYFPPNQKNPRDPCP, from the exons ATGGTGATGGTGCGTGGGGCTCTGCTGGTGTTCCTGTGGCTGGCCGGAGCGGAGATGCTCCgggaggagcaggtggagcgAATCGA GTTTTGCAGCTGGAAGTGCATGAAGTTTGTCCAGATGTGGCCGGGATCATTCTGCGTG GCTCTAGGGCCGAGGTTCGACTGTGTCATCCCGGAGTCTGCCAACAGCTGGACCATCCACGGGCTCTG GCCCAGCAATGTCAtgaactgctgcagctgctggcagctcttcCCCTCTGACCTGATG GATCTGCCCCAGCAGCTGGCCCAGCACTGGCCCAGCTTCCTCAACGCCAGCAGCTTCAAATTCTG GAGGGAAGAGTGGCAGAAGCACGGGACCTGCGCTGGGTGCATGGAGGCCTTGAGCTCCCCCAGCAAGTACTTCGGGGCGGCCCTCGGCTTGCGCACCACGTACAACGTCGACGG AGCATTCCAGAGAGCCGGGATCCTCCCGTCCTGCAATCACAGCTACCAG CTCCACACCCTCCAGGAGGCTTTGGTGCCCATCCTGGGGAAGGAGCATGAGCTGCAGTGTGTGACCGACCACCAG GCCCGCCAGGTCCTGGTGCAGCTCAAGGTCTCGCTCTTCAGCAACTTCTCTGCTGGGTGCCTGGAGGAGGGAGCCTGGGATTTCTCCCCCTACCGGCCCTGCGAAAACCAGAGACGTGTCTTCTACTTCCCTCCGAACCAGAAGAACCCacgggacccctgcccctga
- the COX7A1 gene encoding cytochrome c oxidase subunit 7A1, mitochondrial, which produces MDLPGTSLRVLWRVDSVDRGKLQAAAAFTLPVQETEAALGCHTVEGRGAPEPGSTIQPGFLIPFVLPNPILPPPAVSQTSRVGSLRSFATSTRHQMKNKVPEHQKLFQADNGLPVHLKGGIMDGLLYRLTMAITVFGSCYSVFSLVRAAFPQKNK; this is translated from the exons ATGGATCTGCCTGGCACCTCGCTCCGTGTGCTTTGGCGTGTAGATTCGGTAGACAG GGGAAAGCTccaagcagctgctgctttcactCTGCCTGTTCAGGAAACAGAAGCTGCCCTGGGGTGTCACACGGTGGAAGGACGGGGAGCTCCTGAACCAGGCTCCACTATACAACCCGG GTTCCTCATCCCCTTTGTCCTCCCCaaccccatcctccctcccccggcCGTGTCACAGACCTCCCGCGTGGGATCCCTCCGCTCCTTCGCCACCTCCACCCGACACCAGATGAAAAACAAAGTCCCTGAACATCAGAAGCTCTTTCAG GCGGATAATGGCCTGCCCGTGCATCTGAAAGGGGGCATCATGGATGGCTTGCTGTATCGACTCACAATGGCCATTACTGTCTTTG GCTCCTGTTACTCCGTCTTCTCGCTGGTCAGAGCTGCTTTCCCCCAGAAGAATAAATGA